A genomic segment from Saimiri boliviensis isolate mSaiBol1 chromosome 14, mSaiBol1.pri, whole genome shotgun sequence encodes:
- the SSBP4 gene encoding single-stranded DNA-binding protein 4 isoform X3, which yields MYAKGGKGSAVPSDSQAREKLALYVYEYLLHIGAQKSAQTFLSEIRWEKNITLGEPPGFLHSWWCVFWDLYCAAPDRREACEHSGEAKAFQDYSAAAPSPVMGSMAPGDAMAAGPMAAGFFQPFMSPRFPGGPRPTLRMPSQPPAGLPGSQPLLPGTMEPSPRAQGHPSMGGPMQRVTPPRGMASVGPQSYGGGMRPPPNSLAGPGLPAMNMGPGVRGPWASPSGNSIPYSSSSPGSYTGPPGGGGPPGTPIMPSPGDSTNSSENMYTIMNPIGQGAGRANFPIGPGPEGPMAAMSAMEPHHVNGSLGSGDMDGLPKSSPGAVAGLSNAPGTPRDDGEMAAAGTFLHPFPSESVSDCVDSPPAAASGRRGLAGRPRRGGRGARARP from the exons ATGTACGCCAAGGGGGGCAAGGGTTCGGCCGTGCCCTCCGACAGCCAGGCCCGCGAGAA GTTGGCGCTGTACGTCTATGAGTACCTGCTGCACATCGGTGCCCAGAAGTCAGCCCAGACCTTCCTGTCTGAG ATCCGATGGGAGAAGAACATCACGCTGGGGGAGCCTCCCGGGTTCCTGCACTCCTGGTGGTG CGTCTTCTGGGACCTGTACTGCGCAGCGCCCGACCGGAGAGAGGCCTGCGAGCACTCAGGCGAGGCCAAGGCCTTCCAGGACTAT AGCGCTGCAGCTCCCAGCCCTGTGATGGGGAGCATGGCCCCAGGTGATGCAATGGCTGCAGGCCCCATGGCGGCAGGCTTCTTCCAG CCCTTCATGTCACCGCGGTTCCCAGGGGGCCCCCGGCCCACCCTGCGGATGCCGAGTCAG CCTCCCGCGGGCCTCCCTggctcccagcccctcctccctggcaCCATGGAGCCCTCCCCACGAGCCCAGG gGCATCCGAGCATGGGCGGCCCAATGCAGAGGGTGACGCCTCCTCGGGGCATGGCCAGCGTCGGGCCCCAG AGCTACGGAGGTGGCATGCGGCCCCCACCCAACTCCCTTGCCGGCCCAGGCCTGCCTGCCATGAACAT gggcccaggagttcgaggcccaTGGGCCAGCCCCAGTGGAAACTCG ATCCCCTACTCCTCCTCATCCCCCGGCAGCTACACG GGACCCCCAGGAGGAGGTGGGCCCCCTGGAACGCCCATCATGCCTAGCCCTGGAG ATTCCACCAACTCCAGTGAGAACATGTACACCATCATGAACCCCATTGGGCAGGGCGCCGGCAGGGCTAAT TTCCCCATCGGCCCCGGCCCGGAGGGCCCCATGGCCGCCATGAGCGCGATGGAGCCACACCACGTGAACGGATCCCTGG GCTCGGGCGATATGGACGGGTTGCCGAAG AGCTCCCCCGGCGCCGTGGCCGGCCTGAGCAACGCCCCGGGCACCCCGCGGGACGACGGCGAGATGGCGGCCGCCGGGACCTTCCTGCACCCGTTCCCGAGCGAAAGCGTAAGCGACTGCGTCGACTCTCCCCCCGCGGCGGCGTCGGGCCGGAGGGGCCTGGCGGGCAGGCCCCGGCGGGGCGGCCGGGGGGCCAGAGCAAGACCGTGA
- the SSBP4 gene encoding single-stranded DNA-binding protein 4 isoform X1 yields MYAKGGKGSAVPSDSQAREKLALYVYEYLLHIGAQKSAQTFLSEIRWEKNITLGEPPGFLHSWWCVFWDLYCAAPDRREACEHSGEAKAFQDYSAAAPSPVMGSMAPGDAMAAGPMAAGFFQPFMSPRFPGGPRPTLRMPSQPPAGLPGSQPLLPGTMEPSPRAQGHPSMGGPMQRVTPPRGMASVGPQVRGSPGGWDPRTVPGLPLTAPLPPQSYGGGMRPPPNSLAGPGLPAMNMGPGVRGPWASPSGNSIPYSSSSPGSYTGPPGGGGPPGTPIMPSPGDSTNSSENMYTIMNPIGQGAGRANFPIGPGPEGPMAAMSAMEPHHVNGSLGSGDMDGLPKSSPGAVAGLSNAPGTPRDDGEMAAAGTFLHPFPSESVSDCVDSPPAAASGRRGLAGRPRRGGRGARARP; encoded by the exons ATGTACGCCAAGGGGGGCAAGGGTTCGGCCGTGCCCTCCGACAGCCAGGCCCGCGAGAA GTTGGCGCTGTACGTCTATGAGTACCTGCTGCACATCGGTGCCCAGAAGTCAGCCCAGACCTTCCTGTCTGAG ATCCGATGGGAGAAGAACATCACGCTGGGGGAGCCTCCCGGGTTCCTGCACTCCTGGTGGTG CGTCTTCTGGGACCTGTACTGCGCAGCGCCCGACCGGAGAGAGGCCTGCGAGCACTCAGGCGAGGCCAAGGCCTTCCAGGACTAT AGCGCTGCAGCTCCCAGCCCTGTGATGGGGAGCATGGCCCCAGGTGATGCAATGGCTGCAGGCCCCATGGCGGCAGGCTTCTTCCAG CCCTTCATGTCACCGCGGTTCCCAGGGGGCCCCCGGCCCACCCTGCGGATGCCGAGTCAG CCTCCCGCGGGCCTCCCTggctcccagcccctcctccctggcaCCATGGAGCCCTCCCCACGAGCCCAGG gGCATCCGAGCATGGGCGGCCCAATGCAGAGGGTGACGCCTCCTCGGGGCATGGCCAGCGTCGGGCCCCAGGTAAGAGGGAGCCCTGGTGGGTGGGACCCTCGGACTGTCCCCGGTCTGCCTCTCACGGCCCCTTTGCCTCCCCAGAGCTACGGAGGTGGCATGCGGCCCCCACCCAACTCCCTTGCCGGCCCAGGCCTGCCTGCCATGAACAT gggcccaggagttcgaggcccaTGGGCCAGCCCCAGTGGAAACTCG ATCCCCTACTCCTCCTCATCCCCCGGCAGCTACACG GGACCCCCAGGAGGAGGTGGGCCCCCTGGAACGCCCATCATGCCTAGCCCTGGAG ATTCCACCAACTCCAGTGAGAACATGTACACCATCATGAACCCCATTGGGCAGGGCGCCGGCAGGGCTAAT TTCCCCATCGGCCCCGGCCCGGAGGGCCCCATGGCCGCCATGAGCGCGATGGAGCCACACCACGTGAACGGATCCCTGG GCTCGGGCGATATGGACGGGTTGCCGAAG AGCTCCCCCGGCGCCGTGGCCGGCCTGAGCAACGCCCCGGGCACCCCGCGGGACGACGGCGAGATGGCGGCCGCCGGGACCTTCCTGCACCCGTTCCCGAGCGAAAGCGTAAGCGACTGCGTCGACTCTCCCCCCGCGGCGGCGTCGGGCCGGAGGGGCCTGGCGGGCAGGCCCCGGCGGGGCGGCCGGGGGGCCAGAGCAAGACCGTGA
- the SSBP4 gene encoding single-stranded DNA-binding protein 4 isoform X2, with amino-acid sequence MYAKGGKGSAVPSDSQAREKLALYVYEYLLHIGAQKSAQTFLSEIRWEKNITLGEPPGFLHSWWCVFWDLYCAAPDRREACEHSGEAKAFQDYSAAAPSPVMGSMAPGDAMAAGPMAAGFFQPFMSPRFPGGPRPTLRMPSQPPAGLPGSQPLLPGTMEPSPRAQGHPSMGGPMQRVTPPRGMASVGPQVRGSPGGWDPRTVPGLPLTAPLPPQSYGGGMRPPPNSLAGPGLPAMNMGPGVRGPWASPSGNSIPYSSSSPGSYTGPPGGGGPPGTPIMPSPGDSTNSSENMYTIMNPIGQGAGRANFPIGPGPEGPMAAMSAMEPHHVNGSLGSGDMDGLPKSSPGAVAGLSNAPGTPRDDGEMAAAGTFLHPFPSESYSPGMTMSV; translated from the exons ATGTACGCCAAGGGGGGCAAGGGTTCGGCCGTGCCCTCCGACAGCCAGGCCCGCGAGAA GTTGGCGCTGTACGTCTATGAGTACCTGCTGCACATCGGTGCCCAGAAGTCAGCCCAGACCTTCCTGTCTGAG ATCCGATGGGAGAAGAACATCACGCTGGGGGAGCCTCCCGGGTTCCTGCACTCCTGGTGGTG CGTCTTCTGGGACCTGTACTGCGCAGCGCCCGACCGGAGAGAGGCCTGCGAGCACTCAGGCGAGGCCAAGGCCTTCCAGGACTAT AGCGCTGCAGCTCCCAGCCCTGTGATGGGGAGCATGGCCCCAGGTGATGCAATGGCTGCAGGCCCCATGGCGGCAGGCTTCTTCCAG CCCTTCATGTCACCGCGGTTCCCAGGGGGCCCCCGGCCCACCCTGCGGATGCCGAGTCAG CCTCCCGCGGGCCTCCCTggctcccagcccctcctccctggcaCCATGGAGCCCTCCCCACGAGCCCAGG gGCATCCGAGCATGGGCGGCCCAATGCAGAGGGTGACGCCTCCTCGGGGCATGGCCAGCGTCGGGCCCCAGGTAAGAGGGAGCCCTGGTGGGTGGGACCCTCGGACTGTCCCCGGTCTGCCTCTCACGGCCCCTTTGCCTCCCCAGAGCTACGGAGGTGGCATGCGGCCCCCACCCAACTCCCTTGCCGGCCCAGGCCTGCCTGCCATGAACAT gggcccaggagttcgaggcccaTGGGCCAGCCCCAGTGGAAACTCG ATCCCCTACTCCTCCTCATCCCCCGGCAGCTACACG GGACCCCCAGGAGGAGGTGGGCCCCCTGGAACGCCCATCATGCCTAGCCCTGGAG ATTCCACCAACTCCAGTGAGAACATGTACACCATCATGAACCCCATTGGGCAGGGCGCCGGCAGGGCTAAT TTCCCCATCGGCCCCGGCCCGGAGGGCCCCATGGCCGCCATGAGCGCGATGGAGCCACACCACGTGAACGGATCCCTGG GCTCGGGCGATATGGACGGGTTGCCGAAG AGCTCCCCCGGCGCCGTGGCCGGCCTGAGCAACGCCCCGGGCACCCCGCGGGACGACGGCGAGATGGCGGCCGCCGGGACCTTCCTGCACCCGTTCCCGAGCGAAAGC TACTCGCCAGGGATGACCATGAGCGTGTGA
- the SSBP4 gene encoding single-stranded DNA-binding protein 4 isoform X7, producing the protein MYAKGGKGSAVPSDSQAREKLALYVYEYLLHIGAQKSAQTFLSEIRWEKNITLGEPPGFLHSWWCVFWDLYCAAPDRREACEHSGEAKAFQDYSAAAPSPVMGSMAPGDAMAAGPMAAGFFQPPAGLPGSQPLLPGTMEPSPRAQGHPSMGGPMQRVTPPRGMASVGPQSYGGGMRPPPNSLAGPGLPAMNMGPGVRGPWASPSGNSIPYSSSSPGSYTGPPGGGGPPGTPIMPSPGDSTNSSENMYTIMNPIGQGAGRANFPIGPGPEGPMAAMSAMEPHHVNGSLGSGDMDGLPKSSPGAVAGLSNAPGTPRDDGEMAAAGTFLHPFPSESYSPGMTMSV; encoded by the exons ATGTACGCCAAGGGGGGCAAGGGTTCGGCCGTGCCCTCCGACAGCCAGGCCCGCGAGAA GTTGGCGCTGTACGTCTATGAGTACCTGCTGCACATCGGTGCCCAGAAGTCAGCCCAGACCTTCCTGTCTGAG ATCCGATGGGAGAAGAACATCACGCTGGGGGAGCCTCCCGGGTTCCTGCACTCCTGGTGGTG CGTCTTCTGGGACCTGTACTGCGCAGCGCCCGACCGGAGAGAGGCCTGCGAGCACTCAGGCGAGGCCAAGGCCTTCCAGGACTAT AGCGCTGCAGCTCCCAGCCCTGTGATGGGGAGCATGGCCCCAGGTGATGCAATGGCTGCAGGCCCCATGGCGGCAGGCTTCTTCCAG CCTCCCGCGGGCCTCCCTggctcccagcccctcctccctggcaCCATGGAGCCCTCCCCACGAGCCCAGG gGCATCCGAGCATGGGCGGCCCAATGCAGAGGGTGACGCCTCCTCGGGGCATGGCCAGCGTCGGGCCCCAG AGCTACGGAGGTGGCATGCGGCCCCCACCCAACTCCCTTGCCGGCCCAGGCCTGCCTGCCATGAACAT gggcccaggagttcgaggcccaTGGGCCAGCCCCAGTGGAAACTCG ATCCCCTACTCCTCCTCATCCCCCGGCAGCTACACG GGACCCCCAGGAGGAGGTGGGCCCCCTGGAACGCCCATCATGCCTAGCCCTGGAG ATTCCACCAACTCCAGTGAGAACATGTACACCATCATGAACCCCATTGGGCAGGGCGCCGGCAGGGCTAAT TTCCCCATCGGCCCCGGCCCGGAGGGCCCCATGGCCGCCATGAGCGCGATGGAGCCACACCACGTGAACGGATCCCTGG GCTCGGGCGATATGGACGGGTTGCCGAAG AGCTCCCCCGGCGCCGTGGCCGGCCTGAGCAACGCCCCGGGCACCCCGCGGGACGACGGCGAGATGGCGGCCGCCGGGACCTTCCTGCACCCGTTCCCGAGCGAAAGC TACTCGCCAGGGATGACCATGAGCGTGTGA
- the SSBP4 gene encoding single-stranded DNA-binding protein 4 isoform X5: MYAKGGKGSAVPSDSQAREKLALYVYEYLLHIGAQKSAQTFLSEIRWEKNITLGEPPGFLHSWWCVFWDLYCAAPDRREACEHSGEAKAFQDYSAAAPSPVMGSMAPGDAMAAGPMAAGFFQPPAGLPGSQPLLPGTMEPSPRAQGHPSMGGPMQRVTPPRGMASVGPQSYGGGMRPPPNSLAGPGLPAMNMGPGVRGPWASPSGNSIPYSSSSPGSYTGPPGGGGPPGTPIMPSPGDSTNSSENMYTIMNPIGQGAGRANFPIGPGPEGPMAAMSAMEPHHVNGSLGSGDMDGLPKSSPGAVAGLSNAPGTPRDDGEMAAAGTFLHPFPSESVSDCVDSPPAAASGRRGLAGRPRRGGRGARARP, encoded by the exons ATGTACGCCAAGGGGGGCAAGGGTTCGGCCGTGCCCTCCGACAGCCAGGCCCGCGAGAA GTTGGCGCTGTACGTCTATGAGTACCTGCTGCACATCGGTGCCCAGAAGTCAGCCCAGACCTTCCTGTCTGAG ATCCGATGGGAGAAGAACATCACGCTGGGGGAGCCTCCCGGGTTCCTGCACTCCTGGTGGTG CGTCTTCTGGGACCTGTACTGCGCAGCGCCCGACCGGAGAGAGGCCTGCGAGCACTCAGGCGAGGCCAAGGCCTTCCAGGACTAT AGCGCTGCAGCTCCCAGCCCTGTGATGGGGAGCATGGCCCCAGGTGATGCAATGGCTGCAGGCCCCATGGCGGCAGGCTTCTTCCAG CCTCCCGCGGGCCTCCCTggctcccagcccctcctccctggcaCCATGGAGCCCTCCCCACGAGCCCAGG gGCATCCGAGCATGGGCGGCCCAATGCAGAGGGTGACGCCTCCTCGGGGCATGGCCAGCGTCGGGCCCCAG AGCTACGGAGGTGGCATGCGGCCCCCACCCAACTCCCTTGCCGGCCCAGGCCTGCCTGCCATGAACAT gggcccaggagttcgaggcccaTGGGCCAGCCCCAGTGGAAACTCG ATCCCCTACTCCTCCTCATCCCCCGGCAGCTACACG GGACCCCCAGGAGGAGGTGGGCCCCCTGGAACGCCCATCATGCCTAGCCCTGGAG ATTCCACCAACTCCAGTGAGAACATGTACACCATCATGAACCCCATTGGGCAGGGCGCCGGCAGGGCTAAT TTCCCCATCGGCCCCGGCCCGGAGGGCCCCATGGCCGCCATGAGCGCGATGGAGCCACACCACGTGAACGGATCCCTGG GCTCGGGCGATATGGACGGGTTGCCGAAG AGCTCCCCCGGCGCCGTGGCCGGCCTGAGCAACGCCCCGGGCACCCCGCGGGACGACGGCGAGATGGCGGCCGCCGGGACCTTCCTGCACCCGTTCCCGAGCGAAAGCGTAAGCGACTGCGTCGACTCTCCCCCCGCGGCGGCGTCGGGCCGGAGGGGCCTGGCGGGCAGGCCCCGGCGGGGCGGCCGGGGGGCCAGAGCAAGACCGTGA
- the SSBP4 gene encoding single-stranded DNA-binding protein 4 isoform X4, which yields MYAKGGKGSAVPSDSQAREKLALYVYEYLLHIGAQKSAQTFLSEIRWEKNITLGEPPGFLHSWWCVFWDLYCAAPDRREACEHSGEAKAFQDYSAAAPSPVMGSMAPGDAMAAGPMAAGFFQPPAGLPGSQPLLPGTMEPSPRAQGHPSMGGPMQRVTPPRGMASVGPQVRGSPGGWDPRTVPGLPLTAPLPPQSYGGGMRPPPNSLAGPGLPAMNMGPGVRGPWASPSGNSIPYSSSSPGSYTGPPGGGGPPGTPIMPSPGDSTNSSENMYTIMNPIGQGAGRANFPIGPGPEGPMAAMSAMEPHHVNGSLGSGDMDGLPKSSPGAVAGLSNAPGTPRDDGEMAAAGTFLHPFPSESYSPGMTMSV from the exons ATGTACGCCAAGGGGGGCAAGGGTTCGGCCGTGCCCTCCGACAGCCAGGCCCGCGAGAA GTTGGCGCTGTACGTCTATGAGTACCTGCTGCACATCGGTGCCCAGAAGTCAGCCCAGACCTTCCTGTCTGAG ATCCGATGGGAGAAGAACATCACGCTGGGGGAGCCTCCCGGGTTCCTGCACTCCTGGTGGTG CGTCTTCTGGGACCTGTACTGCGCAGCGCCCGACCGGAGAGAGGCCTGCGAGCACTCAGGCGAGGCCAAGGCCTTCCAGGACTAT AGCGCTGCAGCTCCCAGCCCTGTGATGGGGAGCATGGCCCCAGGTGATGCAATGGCTGCAGGCCCCATGGCGGCAGGCTTCTTCCAG CCTCCCGCGGGCCTCCCTggctcccagcccctcctccctggcaCCATGGAGCCCTCCCCACGAGCCCAGG gGCATCCGAGCATGGGCGGCCCAATGCAGAGGGTGACGCCTCCTCGGGGCATGGCCAGCGTCGGGCCCCAGGTAAGAGGGAGCCCTGGTGGGTGGGACCCTCGGACTGTCCCCGGTCTGCCTCTCACGGCCCCTTTGCCTCCCCAGAGCTACGGAGGTGGCATGCGGCCCCCACCCAACTCCCTTGCCGGCCCAGGCCTGCCTGCCATGAACAT gggcccaggagttcgaggcccaTGGGCCAGCCCCAGTGGAAACTCG ATCCCCTACTCCTCCTCATCCCCCGGCAGCTACACG GGACCCCCAGGAGGAGGTGGGCCCCCTGGAACGCCCATCATGCCTAGCCCTGGAG ATTCCACCAACTCCAGTGAGAACATGTACACCATCATGAACCCCATTGGGCAGGGCGCCGGCAGGGCTAAT TTCCCCATCGGCCCCGGCCCGGAGGGCCCCATGGCCGCCATGAGCGCGATGGAGCCACACCACGTGAACGGATCCCTGG GCTCGGGCGATATGGACGGGTTGCCGAAG AGCTCCCCCGGCGCCGTGGCCGGCCTGAGCAACGCCCCGGGCACCCCGCGGGACGACGGCGAGATGGCGGCCGCCGGGACCTTCCTGCACCCGTTCCCGAGCGAAAGC TACTCGCCAGGGATGACCATGAGCGTGTGA
- the SSBP4 gene encoding single-stranded DNA-binding protein 4 isoform X6, with protein MYAKGGKGSAVPSDSQAREKLALYVYEYLLHIGAQKSAQTFLSEIRWEKNITLGEPPGFLHSWWCVFWDLYCAAPDRREACEHSGEAKAFQDYSAAAPSPVMGSMAPGDAMAAGPMAAGFFQPFMSPRFPGGPRPTLRMPSQPPAGLPGSQPLLPGTMEPSPRAQGHPSMGGPMQRVTPPRGMASVGPQSYGGGMRPPPNSLAGPGLPAMNMGPGVRGPWASPSGNSIPYSSSSPGSYTGPPGGGGPPGTPIMPSPGDSTNSSENMYTIMNPIGQGAGRANFPIGPGPEGPMAAMSAMEPHHVNGSLGSGDMDGLPKSSPGAVAGLSNAPGTPRDDGEMAAAGTFLHPFPSESYSPGMTMSV; from the exons ATGTACGCCAAGGGGGGCAAGGGTTCGGCCGTGCCCTCCGACAGCCAGGCCCGCGAGAA GTTGGCGCTGTACGTCTATGAGTACCTGCTGCACATCGGTGCCCAGAAGTCAGCCCAGACCTTCCTGTCTGAG ATCCGATGGGAGAAGAACATCACGCTGGGGGAGCCTCCCGGGTTCCTGCACTCCTGGTGGTG CGTCTTCTGGGACCTGTACTGCGCAGCGCCCGACCGGAGAGAGGCCTGCGAGCACTCAGGCGAGGCCAAGGCCTTCCAGGACTAT AGCGCTGCAGCTCCCAGCCCTGTGATGGGGAGCATGGCCCCAGGTGATGCAATGGCTGCAGGCCCCATGGCGGCAGGCTTCTTCCAG CCCTTCATGTCACCGCGGTTCCCAGGGGGCCCCCGGCCCACCCTGCGGATGCCGAGTCAG CCTCCCGCGGGCCTCCCTggctcccagcccctcctccctggcaCCATGGAGCCCTCCCCACGAGCCCAGG gGCATCCGAGCATGGGCGGCCCAATGCAGAGGGTGACGCCTCCTCGGGGCATGGCCAGCGTCGGGCCCCAG AGCTACGGAGGTGGCATGCGGCCCCCACCCAACTCCCTTGCCGGCCCAGGCCTGCCTGCCATGAACAT gggcccaggagttcgaggcccaTGGGCCAGCCCCAGTGGAAACTCG ATCCCCTACTCCTCCTCATCCCCCGGCAGCTACACG GGACCCCCAGGAGGAGGTGGGCCCCCTGGAACGCCCATCATGCCTAGCCCTGGAG ATTCCACCAACTCCAGTGAGAACATGTACACCATCATGAACCCCATTGGGCAGGGCGCCGGCAGGGCTAAT TTCCCCATCGGCCCCGGCCCGGAGGGCCCCATGGCCGCCATGAGCGCGATGGAGCCACACCACGTGAACGGATCCCTGG GCTCGGGCGATATGGACGGGTTGCCGAAG AGCTCCCCCGGCGCCGTGGCCGGCCTGAGCAACGCCCCGGGCACCCCGCGGGACGACGGCGAGATGGCGGCCGCCGGGACCTTCCTGCACCCGTTCCCGAGCGAAAGC TACTCGCCAGGGATGACCATGAGCGTGTGA
- the ISYNA1 gene encoding inositol-3-phosphate synthase 1, with the protein MEAAAQFFVESPDVVYGPEAIEAQYEYRTTRVSREGGVLKVHPTTTRFTFRTARQVPRLGVMLVGWGGNNGSTLTAAVLANRLRLSWPTRSGRKEANYYGSLTQVGTVSLGLDAEGQEVFVPFSALLPMVAPNDLVFDGWDISSLNLAEAMRRAKVLDWELQEQLWPHMEALRPRPSVYIPEFIAANQSTRADNLIPGSRAQQLEQIRKDIRDFRSSAGLDKVIVLWTANTERFCEVVPGLNDTAENLLRTIELGREVSPSTLFAVASILEGCAFLNGSPQNTLVPGALELACQRRVFVGGDDFKSGQTKVKSVLVDFLISSGLKTMSIVSYNHLGNNDGQNLSAPLQFRSKEVSKSNVVDDMVQSNPVLYMPGEEPDHCVVIKYVPYVGDSKRALDEYTSELMLGGTNTLVLHNTCEDSLLAAPIMLDLALLTELCQRVSFCTDADPEPQTFHPVLSLLSFLFKAPLVPPGSPVINALFRQRSCIENILRACVGLPPQNHMLLEHKMERPGPSLKQVGPLAAARPVSNKKGPVPASTNGCTGDANGHPVEEPQMPTT; encoded by the exons ATGGAGGCCGCCGCCCAGTTCTTCGTCGAGAGCCCGGACGTGGTCTACGGCCCCGAGGCTATTGAGGCGCAATACGAGTACCGGACGACGCGCGTCAGCCGCGAGGGCGGCGTCCTCAAG GTGCACCCCACGACCACGCGCTTCACCTTCCGGACCGCCCGGCAGGTGCCCAGGCTCGGGGTCATGCTTGTCGGCTGGGGCGGGAACAACGGCTCCACGCTCACCGCCGCGGTGCTGGCCAACCGACTGCGTCTGTCCTGGCCCACGCGCAGCGGCCGCAAG GAAGCCAACTACTACGGCTCGCTGACTCAGGTGGGCACCGTGAGCCTGGGCTTGGACGCCGAGGGCCAGGAGGTGTTCGTGCCCTTCAGTGCGCTGCTGCCCATGGTGGCGCCCAACGACCTGGTGTTTGATG GCTGGGACATCTCGTCGCTGAACCTCGCGGAGGCCATGCGGCGCGCGAAGGTGCTGGATTGGGAGCTGCAGGAGCAACTGTGGCCGCACATGGAAGCCTTGCGGCCTCGGCCTTCCGTCTACATCCCTGAGTTCATCGCGGCCAACCAGAGCACGCGCGCGGACAACCTCATTCCCGGCTCGCGCGCGCAGCAG CTGGAGCAGATCCGCAAGGACATCCGAGACTTCCGGTCTAGCGCGGGGCTAGACAAAGTCATCGTGCTGTGGACGGCCAACACAGAGCGCTTCTGTGAGGTGGTTCCAGGCCTCAACGACACGGCCGAGAACCTGCTGCGCACCATTGAG CTTGGCCGGGAGGTGTCTCCCTCCACGCTCTTTGCCGTCGCCAGCATTCTGGAGGGCTGTGCTTTCCTCAATGGGTCCCCACAGAACACCCTGGTGCCCGGAGCTCTTGAGCTCGCGTGTCAGCGCCGGGTTTTCGTGGGCGGAGATGACTTCAAGTCTGGCCAGACCAAAGTCAAGTCCGTGCTCGTGGACTTCCTCATCAGCTCTGGCCTCAAG ACCATGTCCATCGTGAGTTACAACCACCTGGGCAACAACGACGGGCAGAACCTGTCGGCGCCGTTGCAGTTCCGCTCTAAGGAGGTGTCCAAGAGCAACGTGGTGGACGACATGGTGCAGAGCAACCCAGTGCTCTACATGCCCGGCGAGGAGCCCGACCACTGC GTGGTCATCAAGTACGTGCCGTACGTCGGCGACAGCAAGCGCGCGCTGGATGAGTATACCTCGGAGCTAATGCTGGGCGGGACCAACACACTGGTGCTGCACAACACGTGCGAG GACTCCCTGCTGGCCGCACCCATCATGCTAGACCTGGCGCTGCTGACCGAGCTGTGCCAGCGCGTGAGCTTCTGCACGGACGCCGACCCCGAGCCACAGACCTTCCACCCCGTGCTGTCCCTGCTCAGCTTCCTCTTCAAGGCGCCGCTGGTGCCGCCAGGCAGCCCGGTGATCAATGCGCTTTTCCGCCAGCGAAGCTGCATCGAGAACATCCTCAG GGCCTGCGTGGGCCTCCCGCCCCAGAATCACATGCTCCTGGAGCATAAGATGGAGCGCCCAGGACCCAGCCTCAAGCAAGTCGGACCCCTGGCTGCCGCCCGCCCTGTGTCGAACAAGAAAGGACCGGTACCCGCTTCCACCAACGGCTGCACCGGTGATGCCAATGGGCACCCAGTGGAGGAACCCCAGATGCCCACCACCTGA